In a single window of the Parafrankia irregularis genome:
- a CDS encoding DinB family protein: MPPPSLRPPAQRVMQATAAAGERETLEAFLDFYRDVLVHKVRGVGDRDARRRLLPSLTTLAGLVKHLTVVERDWFHRMVGGGPEATADGEGGTSWALAETDTVESLLAEYDRACARSREIAAGYALDDVFAHPSAPQVSLRWIYIHMIEETARHTGHADIVRELTDGETGVLG; the protein is encoded by the coding sequence ATGCCGCCGCCGTCGCTCCGCCCACCGGCACAACGGGTCATGCAGGCCACCGCCGCCGCCGGTGAGCGGGAAACCCTGGAGGCCTTCCTCGACTTCTACCGGGATGTGCTCGTCCACAAGGTGCGTGGTGTCGGTGACCGGGACGCCCGGCGCAGGCTGCTGCCCTCGCTCACCACACTCGCCGGCCTCGTCAAACACCTGACCGTGGTGGAACGGGACTGGTTCCACCGCATGGTCGGCGGCGGTCCCGAAGCGACCGCGGATGGCGAGGGGGGCACCAGCTGGGCGCTCGCCGAAACCGACACCGTCGAGTCGCTGCTGGCGGAGTACGACCGTGCCTGCGCGCGGTCCCGAGAGATCGCGGCCGGGTACGCGCTCGATGACGTCTTCGCTCACCCCAGCGCCCCGCAGGTGTCCCTGCGGTGGATCTACATCCACATGATCGAGGAGACGGCCCGGCACACCGGCCACGCGGACATCGTCCGCGAACTGACCGACGGCGAGACCGGCGTGCTGGGATAG
- a CDS encoding alkaline phosphatase family protein yields MSFLAPDYRAGSLADVMPSVLAGMDVPGMANVLGLPAASRVCVLLVDGLGWQLLRAHADQAPFLTSLAAGRDPITAGFPATTATSVSAIGTGMPPGEHGIVGYSFAVGPDEVLNALGWRSQGNGVGGGDGDSSVDLRDRIVPEQFQPRPTAFERAVAAGVAVRLVGPAHHDGSGLNRAALRGGRHRAAHALGDLTSGVRDELRGPGPVLCYAYHGDLDLLGHRYGPGSDPWREQLAVVDQLAARIAAGLPPGGLLVVTADHGMVAVAEQDRVDVDTEPSLLDGVRLFGGEARIRHLYTHPGAADDVWRAWGEILGERALVLRRHEAIEAGWFGPRVAEHVRPRIGDVVVAAQGTLVMIRSGVEPRSSRFAGHHGSLTDSEQLIPLLTASNSR; encoded by the coding sequence ATGAGCTTCCTCGCGCCTGACTACCGGGCGGGTTCGCTCGCTGACGTGATGCCGTCCGTGCTGGCCGGGATGGACGTGCCGGGCATGGCCAACGTCCTGGGGCTGCCGGCGGCGTCCAGGGTGTGCGTGCTGCTGGTGGACGGGCTGGGCTGGCAGCTGCTGCGGGCGCACGCCGACCAGGCACCGTTCCTGACCTCGCTGGCGGCCGGCCGGGATCCGATCACCGCGGGTTTCCCGGCGACGACGGCGACGAGCGTCTCCGCGATCGGTACCGGAATGCCGCCCGGCGAGCACGGCATCGTCGGCTACTCGTTCGCCGTCGGCCCCGACGAGGTGCTCAACGCGCTCGGCTGGCGCAGCCAGGGCAATGGTGTCGGCGGCGGCGACGGTGACTCGTCGGTTGACCTGCGGGACAGGATCGTTCCCGAGCAGTTCCAGCCCCGCCCGACCGCGTTCGAGCGGGCCGTCGCCGCCGGGGTGGCCGTGCGGCTCGTCGGCCCGGCGCACCATGACGGCAGCGGCCTGAACCGCGCGGCACTGCGCGGCGGGCGGCACCGCGCGGCCCACGCCCTGGGCGATCTCACCAGCGGGGTGCGCGACGAGCTGCGCGGCCCCGGCCCCGTCCTCTGCTACGCCTACCACGGCGATCTCGACCTGCTGGGGCACCGGTACGGGCCGGGCAGCGATCCGTGGCGGGAGCAGCTGGCCGTCGTCGACCAGCTCGCCGCCAGGATCGCCGCGGGCCTCCCACCGGGCGGCCTGCTGGTGGTCACCGCCGATCACGGCATGGTCGCGGTCGCCGAGCAGGACCGGGTGGACGTCGACACCGAACCGTCGCTGCTCGACGGCGTCCGTCTGTTCGGCGGCGAGGCGCGCATCCGGCACCTCTACACCCACCCGGGCGCGGCCGACGACGTGTGGCGTGCCTGGGGCGAGATCCTCGGTGAGCGGGCGCTGGTGCTGCGTCGCCACGAGGCGATCGAGGCGGGCTGGTTCGGCCCGCGGGTCGCCGAGCACGTCCGGCCCCGCATCGGCGACGTCGTCGTCGCCGCGCAGGGAACTCTGGTCATGATCCGTTCGGGTGTTGAGCCCCGGTCCAGCCGCTTCGCCGGCCACCACGGCTCACTCACCGACAGCGAACAGCTCATCCCGCTGCTGACGGCCTCGAACTCGCGCTGA
- a CDS encoding nuclease-related domain-containing protein — protein MCTRNIQTGTGTRLAAASWQEVRIVAAAGATIRTSCGLSSRCLRDRGSSTCIVRFPSAATAITGHIREVDLLVIARGGVYLIEIKSLVGLLTASGSTWAQHRASGSTRIFDNPLHLANQKSKELRSLLPSATSNSTKHPTQHRLTTPPRRCSVPRVALSARPGTAYDHGS, from the coding sequence ATGTGTACACGAAACATTCAGACGGGCACGGGCACGCGTTTGGCCGCTGCTTCCTGGCAAGAGGTGAGGATTGTGGCTGCTGCAGGGGCGACAATCCGCACTTCTTGCGGATTGTCAAGTCGCTGCCTGCGCGATCGCGGATCGTCAACCTGTATAGTCAGGTTCCCATCCGCGGCTACCGCGATCACCGGGCACATCCGCGAGGTCGACCTGTTGGTCATCGCCCGCGGTGGGGTCTACCTCATCGAGATCAAGAGCCTCGTCGGGCTGCTGACCGCGTCCGGGTCGACCTGGGCCCAGCACCGGGCGTCCGGGTCCACCCGCATCTTCGACAACCCGCTGCACCTGGCGAACCAGAAGTCCAAGGAGCTGCGGTCCCTGCTGCCATCGGCAACATCCAACTCAACGAAACATCCAACTCAACATCGCCTGACCACACCACCCCGCCGATGCTCAGTTCCCCGCGTAGCCCTGTCTGCGAGGCCGGGCACGGCCTATGATCATGGATCATGA
- a CDS encoding alkaline phosphatase family protein, with amino-acid sequence MMASFFRRPARRVAAGMAAGVLTAGLGLAGVAAGTAPAQAAALTPKLLFVGIDGAGEIARVDAANAPNLDALRAQGTWGSTLLYSSASDSDWGQKGAQTLSGPGWSTMLTGVWPAKHHVVDNTFSGKQYATYPSFIDRIEQVSPSLRTAAFATWSPLVTNVTAGGTILHADTSLAGGPDATTAQAGVNALADPATDVVFVALDDVDAAGHSYGANSTQFTQAIETADARLGQLLTAINARATRASEQWTIIVTADHGHKPTGGHGGATIPERSTYVIVAGDGVPAGYRNDIQLADAGATALSRMGITINPSWGLDGVPVGSHAADVFDGLRPSLLTRSGETGIPTTVKGYTHTPPAGWSVDNSAMPTGGMEEWKGWTFTTQDFWSRAQASQARENALLVRDVFAVADSDEWDDVSHGSGAFDSTLLTPQYPVTAGQTVKLSFFSDFRAEGSQTGRVSVRFNGGTATQLAALTTTSENGLRTVTATVPAGATNAQFLLRYTGTNNWYWAVDDFKVTTS; translated from the coding sequence ATGATGGCCAGCTTCTTCAGACGCCCGGCGCGTCGCGTCGCCGCGGGAATGGCGGCCGGGGTCCTCACCGCCGGTCTCGGGCTCGCCGGCGTCGCCGCGGGCACGGCACCCGCGCAGGCGGCAGCCCTGACCCCGAAGCTCCTGTTCGTCGGTATCGACGGCGCGGGTGAGATCGCCCGGGTCGACGCCGCGAACGCGCCGAACCTCGACGCGCTGCGCGCCCAGGGCACCTGGGGCAGCACCCTGCTCTACTCGTCGGCGAGCGACTCGGACTGGGGGCAGAAGGGCGCGCAGACGCTGTCGGGTCCCGGCTGGTCGACGATGCTGACCGGGGTCTGGCCCGCGAAGCACCACGTCGTCGACAACACGTTCTCCGGCAAGCAGTACGCGACGTACCCGAGCTTCATCGACCGCATCGAGCAGGTCAGCCCCAGCCTGCGCACAGCGGCCTTCGCGACCTGGTCACCGCTGGTCACGAACGTCACCGCGGGCGGAACGATCCTGCACGCCGACACCTCTCTCGCCGGCGGCCCGGACGCCACCACCGCCCAGGCCGGCGTCAACGCACTGGCCGACCCGGCGACCGACGTCGTCTTCGTCGCCCTCGACGACGTGGATGCCGCGGGCCACAGCTACGGCGCGAACAGCACCCAGTTCACCCAGGCGATCGAGACCGCCGACGCCCGGCTCGGCCAGCTGCTCACCGCCATCAACGCCCGCGCCACCCGGGCGAGCGAGCAGTGGACGATCATCGTCACCGCCGACCACGGCCACAAGCCGACCGGCGGCCACGGCGGGGCGACCATCCCCGAGCGGAGCACGTACGTGATCGTCGCCGGTGACGGCGTCCCCGCCGGCTACCGCAACGACATCCAGCTCGCCGACGCCGGCGCCACCGCGCTGTCCCGGATGGGGATCACGATCAACCCGTCCTGGGGCCTGGACGGTGTGCCGGTGGGCAGCCACGCCGCCGACGTGTTCGACGGCCTGCGCCCGTCCCTGCTCACCCGCAGCGGCGAGACCGGCATCCCCACCACGGTCAAGGGCTACACGCACACCCCGCCGGCCGGCTGGAGCGTCGACAACTCCGCGATGCCGACGGGCGGAATGGAGGAGTGGAAGGGCTGGACGTTCACCACGCAGGACTTCTGGTCGCGCGCCCAGGCCAGCCAGGCCCGCGAGAACGCACTGCTCGTCCGGGACGTCTTCGCCGTCGCCGACTCCGACGAGTGGGACGACGTCTCGCACGGCTCCGGCGCGTTCGACTCGACGCTGCTCACCCCGCAGTACCCGGTCACCGCCGGGCAGACGGTGAAGCTGAGCTTCTTCTCCGACTTCCGCGCGGAGGGCAGCCAGACCGGCCGCGTCTCGGTGCGCTTCAACGGCGGCACCGCGACCCAGCTCGCGGCCCTGACGACCACCAGCGAGAACGGCCTGCGCACGGTCACCGCCACCGTCCCCGCCGGAGCGACGAACGCTCAGTTCCTGCTGCGCTACACCGGCACCAACAACTGGTACTGGGCCGTGGACGACTTCAAGGTCACCACATCCTGA
- a CDS encoding serine/threonine-protein kinase, producing the protein MLAPLRDADPVTLAGYRLEGRLGSGGMGTVYRATGADDQPVALKVIRPDLAADPEFRMRFRREVAAARRVRGSFVAEVRAADAEAEPPWMATEYVDGVDLARAVPVRGGLDPDQTVSLAAGLASALVAVHTAELVHRDLKPANILLASGGPKVIDFGIARALDDTGLTDTGQVIGTAAWMAPEQLLGERVGPTADVFAWALCVGFAATGRQPFAGGPSDGPVASALRRLRAEPDLDGVPDTLRPLLRRALARQPDDRPRAIELVSAILGREIVDLTDAETAVRAITGGWIPPAGPPPGALPAPPAPSAPPAPSAPPAPSAPPEPADRLPDVASNPALAPATDPATDSSSDSSSDSGNDSSEGSERNPDADVDTDVSDDRPVWPLMLIRGRPRRVLVVAAALVLLMAAGVLGLVVIPGLGPGGAPAADAADLRVDPESLATSIITAATATATPATPSTPPSGSTTSGEGPAAGDNGSDAPDGSDGGDGSGGTAEQGKPSSGVGSDAPVPEAPRVMPTQAAPAPAPVPPAPTQVQPAPTTSRPAPDPDGGTSSQLVYHGAGGEAGWIWFNSGTANLEKGRNSFTVKDLACGDDWSIYVQYSYRDSQGNPKEGTRYLSGDCEPVEWSGSVAGAQSEIISFRWRGCKWDTNRQSADTCEPWMTSTLR; encoded by the coding sequence GTGCTGGCACCGCTGAGGGATGCCGATCCCGTAACGCTGGCCGGTTACCGGCTGGAGGGACGGCTCGGCAGCGGCGGTATGGGAACCGTCTACCGTGCAACCGGCGCGGACGACCAGCCGGTGGCACTCAAGGTCATCCGGCCGGACCTGGCCGCGGACCCGGAGTTCCGGATGCGGTTTCGCCGGGAGGTCGCCGCGGCGCGGCGGGTGCGTGGCAGCTTCGTCGCGGAGGTGCGGGCGGCTGACGCCGAGGCGGAGCCGCCCTGGATGGCCACCGAGTACGTGGATGGCGTCGACCTCGCCCGCGCCGTGCCGGTGCGGGGCGGCCTCGACCCAGACCAGACGGTCAGCCTCGCCGCGGGCCTGGCGAGCGCGCTCGTCGCGGTGCACACAGCGGAGCTCGTCCACCGTGACCTCAAGCCCGCGAACATCCTCCTCGCCTCGGGCGGCCCGAAGGTCATCGACTTCGGTATCGCCCGTGCCCTCGACGACACGGGGCTGACCGACACCGGGCAGGTCATCGGCACCGCAGCCTGGATGGCCCCGGAGCAGCTCCTCGGCGAGCGCGTGGGCCCGACGGCGGACGTGTTCGCGTGGGCCCTGTGCGTCGGCTTCGCCGCGACCGGGCGTCAGCCGTTCGCCGGCGGGCCGTCGGACGGACCCGTCGCCTCCGCACTGCGTAGGCTGCGCGCCGAACCCGACCTCGACGGCGTTCCCGACACCCTCCGACCGCTGCTGCGGCGTGCCCTGGCACGGCAGCCCGACGATCGGCCGCGTGCGATCGAGCTGGTTTCCGCGATCCTCGGACGGGAGATCGTGGACCTGACGGACGCCGAGACGGCCGTCCGCGCGATCACCGGCGGATGGATTCCGCCCGCGGGACCCCCGCCGGGAGCGCTGCCAGCACCTCCGGCACCCTCCGCACCTCCGGCACCCTCCGCGCCTCCGGCACCCTCCGCGCCGCCGGAGCCCGCGGATCGCCTTCCGGATGTCGCCTCGAACCCGGCGCTGGCGCCGGCCACGGATCCAGCGACGGATTCCAGCAGCGATTCCAGCAGCGATTCCGGCAATGATTCCAGCGAGGGATCCGAGCGGAATCCGGACGCGGATGTCGACACGGATGTCTCCGATGATCGGCCGGTGTGGCCGCTCATGCTCATCCGAGGTCGTCCACGCCGAGTACTGGTCGTGGCGGCCGCCCTGGTGCTCCTGATGGCCGCGGGTGTCTTGGGGCTGGTGGTGATCCCGGGGCTGGGTCCCGGGGGCGCCCCGGCGGCGGACGCGGCGGACCTTCGCGTCGACCCCGAATCCCTGGCCACGTCGATCATCACCGCAGCCACGGCCACCGCGACGCCGGCCACACCGAGTACGCCGCCTTCCGGCTCAACGACGTCGGGGGAGGGGCCTGCCGCCGGAGACAACGGAAGCGATGCACCAGATGGCTCCGATGGAGGTGACGGATCGGGTGGCACCGCGGAACAGGGGAAGCCGTCATCCGGCGTCGGGTCTGACGCGCCGGTCCCCGAGGCACCGCGAGTGATGCCGACCCAGGCCGCGCCGGCCCCGGCTCCGGTGCCACCCGCGCCGACCCAGGTACAGCCGGCGCCGACGACCTCCCGACCGGCGCCCGATCCGGACGGCGGGACGAGCAGTCAGCTCGTCTATCACGGTGCCGGCGGCGAAGCCGGCTGGATCTGGTTCAACAGTGGAACGGCCAACCTGGAGAAGGGGCGCAACTCCTTCACGGTCAAGGACCTCGCCTGCGGCGACGACTGGAGTATCTACGTCCAGTACTCCTACCGTGATTCTCAGGGAAACCCGAAGGAGGGAACCAGGTACCTTTCCGGGGACTGCGAACCGGTCGAATGGTCGGGTTCCGTCGCTGGTGCCCAGTCGGAGATCATCTCCTTTCGCTGGCGGGGCTGCAAATGGGACACCAACCGCCAAAGCGCCGACACCTGCGAACCCTGGATGACCTCAACCCTGCGCTGA
- a CDS encoding RICIN domain-containing protein, translated as MRQNPHRRRRDRQRLPGTCRRPLRQLLTATLILGLFGGGALAVAGTAQAASNGQQIRFCSRDSAVSGRPGGSAVAVGIDDRDQPRTTRPVYLRGGGECEELRNLWFKGIVRIEWRDAAGKLVKTTRCAVPVNKISPWINCDDIPVHTQLLNWMSAEVAKNLRSSVFQEIQRSYPALATPKSLQLWALQVRPGGPWDHKPFIERDFLGSSYSRENGRLYFQWYDRPYLLSHDFWSNFHYGYVGRAAGFKADVLRYAHQLPGTGGTDSGDKLAVDIGIAYFNKFGKIGVYPATLDSFLSSYLGKLLGTGVARAIPYLGEAPVPGTPGPTKPAPDAPQPGNNALTTWVSVLTPSGGVGPKVLDVKDGALTDGARVQLWQRNGNSQQYWTIERKGTHQGHPYYRLVNRNSGKCLDMATDVPAGNGVRVQQWRCNGTPNQYWVAVPVESSGSRAKWVELVNLQSGRCLDVTGVNHGDGALLQVWDCRGGWNQRFNIY; from the coding sequence ATGCGTCAGAATCCGCACCGCCGCCGACGTGACCGGCAGCGGTTACCCGGCACCTGCCGAAGGCCGCTCCGTCAGCTGCTGACCGCCACGCTGATTCTCGGGCTGTTCGGCGGTGGCGCGCTCGCTGTCGCCGGCACGGCGCAGGCCGCGTCCAACGGGCAGCAGATAAGGTTCTGCTCGCGCGATTCCGCGGTCAGTGGCCGGCCCGGCGGTTCCGCGGTGGCAGTGGGAATCGATGACAGAGATCAGCCGCGAACCACCCGGCCTGTCTACCTGCGCGGCGGAGGAGAATGCGAGGAGCTGCGGAACCTGTGGTTCAAGGGAATCGTCCGCATCGAATGGCGTGATGCCGCTGGAAAGCTTGTCAAGACCACCAGATGTGCTGTGCCTGTCAACAAGATCAGCCCGTGGATCAACTGTGACGACATCCCCGTTCACACACAGCTGTTGAACTGGATGTCGGCGGAGGTCGCGAAAAACCTGAGGAGTTCGGTTTTCCAGGAGATTCAGCGCAGCTATCCCGCGCTGGCGACCCCGAAGTCCCTGCAGCTGTGGGCTCTTCAGGTGCGGCCTGGAGGTCCGTGGGACCACAAACCCTTTATTGAAAGAGATTTCCTGGGCTCAAGCTATTCACGGGAGAACGGTCGTCTCTACTTCCAGTGGTACGACCGTCCCTACCTGCTGTCCCACGACTTCTGGTCCAACTTCCACTACGGCTACGTCGGCCGCGCCGCCGGTTTCAAGGCGGACGTCCTGCGGTACGCACACCAGCTTCCCGGAACCGGCGGAACGGACAGCGGCGACAAACTCGCGGTTGATATCGGTATCGCCTACTTCAACAAGTTCGGCAAAATCGGTGTGTACCCCGCCACTCTGGACTCCTTTCTGAGCTCGTACCTGGGCAAGCTGTTGGGTACTGGCGTGGCAAGGGCGATCCCCTACCTGGGCGAGGCCCCGGTCCCCGGCACGCCAGGCCCGACCAAGCCCGCTCCGGACGCGCCGCAGCCAGGGAACAACGCGCTCACCACCTGGGTGAGCGTGCTGACGCCGAGCGGGGGCGTCGGTCCCAAGGTGCTCGACGTGAAGGACGGCGCCCTGACGGACGGGGCGCGGGTCCAGCTGTGGCAGCGCAACGGGAACTCGCAGCAGTACTGGACCATCGAGCGGAAGGGCACCCACCAGGGTCATCCCTACTACCGGCTCGTGAACCGGAACTCCGGCAAGTGCCTGGACATGGCGACAGACGTGCCGGCGGGCAACGGTGTCCGTGTGCAGCAGTGGCGGTGCAACGGCACTCCCAACCAGTACTGGGTCGCCGTCCCGGTCGAGTCGTCGGGCAGCCGCGCGAAGTGGGTTGAGCTCGTCAACCTGCAGAGCGGGCGCTGCCTCGACGTCACGGGCGTCAACCACGGCGACGGCGCGCTGCTGCAGGTCTGGGACTGCCGCGGTGGCTGGAACCAGCGCTTCAACATCTACTAG